A DNA window from Candidatus Krumholzibacteriia bacterium contains the following coding sequences:
- a CDS encoding metallophosphoesterase family protein: MLASAVDRFARTTAVLLLLLALASGFAPSGQAGDDDDDDDEQGKSEPMPEIAPGYSRAPYLQALGSDSVLIAWIASDPGAPAVDFGTTQEYGRTAAARSDGSRRSAVLRGLDAGTRYFYRVRAGQRSLAAGTAYSFRTDEGPNDRQFTFFATGDLGDTKGRQVATAQSILRARVRPELGIVCGDVVYNRGRSVDYDRYLMRPWQDVLSTIPVWPALGNHDWKSPPAKNWEREWYLPNNEHYYSFDYANAHFIALDSQAGEMYDREHQVAWLKRDLAAHANADWIFVYFHHPVITCTYKGNTQALIDYCLPLFDRYKVDVVFAGHAHTYERLYPLRHGKPVDVEQDPHYKDPDGTLFIVTGAGGKWKEGRPTTRCGPTAFFRDQTLLWTQVQVQGSRCTIRSYASENDELVDEVTITKTRLAAAMPGSR, encoded by the coding sequence ATGCTGGCGTCTGCAGTCGATCGCTTCGCGCGCACGACCGCGGTCCTCTTGCTGCTCCTCGCCCTCGCCAGCGGCTTCGCTCCCAGCGGCCAGGCCGGAGACGATGACGACGACGACGATGAACAGGGAAAGTCCGAGCCGATGCCGGAGATCGCCCCCGGGTACAGCCGGGCCCCGTACCTGCAGGCGCTCGGATCCGATTCGGTGCTGATTGCCTGGATTGCCAGCGATCCGGGAGCTCCAGCGGTCGACTTCGGCACCACCCAGGAATACGGCCGCACCGCCGCCGCGCGCTCCGACGGCTCGCGTCGCTCGGCCGTGCTGCGCGGGCTCGACGCCGGCACCCGCTACTTCTACCGCGTCCGCGCCGGCCAGCGCTCGCTCGCCGCCGGCACCGCCTACTCCTTCCGCACCGACGAAGGTCCCAACGACCGCCAATTCACCTTTTTCGCCACCGGGGACCTGGGCGACACCAAGGGCCGGCAGGTCGCCACGGCACAATCCATCCTGCGCGCGCGGGTCCGGCCGGAGCTCGGGATTGTCTGTGGTGACGTGGTCTACAACCGCGGCCGGTCGGTCGACTACGACCGCTATCTGATGCGTCCTTGGCAGGATGTGCTGAGCACCATTCCGGTGTGGCCGGCGCTGGGGAATCACGACTGGAAAAGCCCGCCGGCGAAGAACTGGGAACGCGAGTGGTATCTACCGAACAACGAGCACTACTACTCCTTCGACTACGCCAACGCCCACTTCATCGCCCTGGACTCCCAGGCCGGCGAGATGTACGACCGGGAACACCAGGTTGCCTGGCTCAAGCGCGATCTCGCCGCGCACGCCAACGCCGACTGGATCTTCGTCTACTTCCACCATCCGGTCATCACCTGCACCTACAAGGGGAACACGCAGGCGCTCATCGATTACTGTCTGCCGCTCTTCGATCGCTACAAGGTGGACGTGGTGTTCGCTGGGCACGCCCATACGTACGAGCGCTTGTATCCGCTCCGCCACGGCAAGCCGGTGGATGTCGAACAGGATCCGCACTACAAGGATCCGGACGGCACGCTTTTCATCGTCACCGGCGCGGGGGGGAAATGGAAGGAAGGCCGCCCGACCACGCGCTGCGGTCCGACGGCCTTCTTCCGCGACCAAACGCTCCTGTGGACCCAGGTGCAGGTGCAGGGATCACGCTGCACGATCCGATCCTACGCGAGCG